A window of Cohnella herbarum contains these coding sequences:
- the pdxS gene encoding pyridoxal 5'-phosphate synthase lyase subunit PdxS, giving the protein MMETGTSRVKRGMAEMQKGGVIMDVMSAEQAKIAEAAGATAVMALERVPSDIRAAGGVARMANPELVEDVMKVVSIPVMAKARIGHYVEAKVLESLGVDYIDESEVLTPADEVYHIDKSLFTIPFVCGAKDLGEALRRIQEGASMLRTKGEPGTGNIVEAVRHMRIITGQVRRIQNLSKDELFHEAKVLGVNYDLLLNVHTSGRLPVVNFAAGGVATPSDAALMMHLGADGVFVGSGIFKSDNPEKFARAIVEATTHYEDYALIARVSKDLGEAMKGIDISKLHSSERMQDRGL; this is encoded by the coding sequence ATAATGGAAACAGGAACTTCGAGAGTTAAACGCGGCATGGCCGAAATGCAAAAAGGCGGCGTCATCATGGACGTTATGAGCGCCGAGCAAGCTAAAATCGCGGAAGCTGCGGGCGCTACGGCAGTTATGGCGTTGGAAAGAGTACCATCCGATATCCGTGCAGCAGGCGGAGTGGCCCGTATGGCTAATCCTGAACTCGTAGAAGACGTTATGAAGGTCGTCAGTATTCCCGTAATGGCTAAAGCTCGGATCGGCCACTATGTGGAAGCCAAAGTATTGGAGTCCCTGGGCGTCGATTATATCGACGAGAGCGAAGTGCTCACTCCGGCGGACGAAGTGTATCACATCGACAAATCGTTGTTTACGATTCCGTTCGTATGCGGCGCGAAAGACTTGGGCGAGGCACTTCGTCGGATTCAAGAAGGAGCTTCGATGCTTCGCACGAAAGGCGAGCCGGGAACGGGCAATATCGTCGAAGCGGTACGTCATATGCGCATCATTACTGGTCAAGTGCGTAGAATTCAAAACTTGTCCAAAGACGAGCTGTTTCATGAAGCTAAAGTACTCGGCGTTAACTATGACCTATTGCTTAACGTTCATACTTCCGGACGTCTTCCGGTCGTTAACTTCGCGGCAGGCGGCGTTGCGACTCCATCCGATGCCGCGTTGATGATGCATCTGGGCGCGGACGGCGTATTCGTAGGATCCGGTATTTTCAAATCCGATAACCCTGAGAAGTTCGCTCGCGCAATCGTCGAAGCGACGACTCATTACGAGGATTACGCGTTGATCGCTCGCGTTTCCAAGGATCTGGGCGAGGCGATGAAGGGGATCGACATCTCCAAATTGCACTCCTCCGAACGGATGCAAGATCGCGGACTTTAA
- the pdxT gene encoding pyridoxal 5'-phosphate synthase glutaminase subunit PdxT — translation MNIGVLALQGAVAEHIRSIELAGGKGIAVKKIEQLKEIDGLVIPGGESTTIGKLMRKYGFIDAIREYADQGNPVFGTCAGLIVLAERLEGDEEPHLRLMDMTVARNAFGRQRESFETDLDVKGIDTPLRAVFIRAPLIKEVGDRVEVLSEYQGEIVTARQGNLLASSYHPELTDDYRLHELFIRMAQERGQTHVGR, via the coding sequence ATGAACATCGGAGTATTGGCGCTGCAAGGGGCGGTCGCCGAACATATTCGTAGCATAGAGCTTGCCGGAGGCAAAGGTATTGCCGTTAAGAAGATTGAGCAATTAAAGGAAATCGACGGACTCGTCATTCCTGGCGGCGAGAGCACGACCATCGGCAAACTGATGCGCAAATACGGCTTTATCGACGCGATCCGGGAATACGCGGATCAAGGCAATCCCGTGTTCGGAACATGCGCGGGATTAATCGTGTTAGCCGAGCGCTTGGAAGGCGATGAAGAACCGCATTTGCGATTAATGGATATGACCGTGGCCCGGAATGCGTTCGGCCGTCAACGGGAGAGCTTCGAGACGGATCTGGACGTAAAGGGGATCGATACTCCGCTAAGGGCGGTGTTCATTCGCGCGCCGTTAATCAAAGAAGTCGGCGATCGGGTAGAAGTATTGTCGGAATATCAGGGGGAGATCGTAACGGCAAGACAAGGCAACTTGTTGGCGTCCTCATATCATCCCGAGTTGACCGATGACTACAGACTGCACGAGTTGTTCATTCGTATGGCCCAAGAAAGGGGACAAACCCATGTTGGACGTTAA